One window of Mesorhizobium sp. WSM4904 genomic DNA carries:
- a CDS encoding DUF2189 domain-containing protein → MASFHVIAGASETLEHTRVRKIGVSDLFDALRRGVEDFMVKPSHIVFLCMIYPLVGVVLATWTSGANALPLLFPLVSGFALIGPFAAIGLYEISRRREAGLDTSWRHAFEVRNSPALPAIAAVGIMLFAIFIAWLLTAKIFYEQLFGPEPPASLSSFINEIFATGRGWTLIVLGHAIGFVFAVVVLCTTVVAFPLLLDRDVGAYEAIHTSVRVVLANPIVMAVWGLIVAVGLIVGSLPVFAGLAVVLPILGHATWHVYRKVVEPPAARRPAN, encoded by the coding sequence ATGGCAAGCTTTCACGTGATTGCAGGGGCCAGCGAGACGCTGGAGCATACCAGAGTCAGAAAGATCGGCGTTTCCGACCTCTTTGACGCGCTTCGGCGCGGTGTCGAAGACTTCATGGTCAAACCCTCGCACATCGTCTTTCTGTGCATGATCTATCCGCTCGTCGGCGTGGTGCTTGCCACTTGGACGTCGGGAGCAAACGCGCTGCCGCTGCTGTTTCCGCTGGTGTCCGGATTTGCGCTGATCGGCCCATTCGCGGCGATCGGCCTCTACGAAATCAGCCGCAGACGGGAAGCCGGCCTCGATACATCCTGGCGCCACGCGTTCGAGGTCAGGAACTCCCCGGCGCTGCCGGCCATCGCCGCGGTCGGGATCATGCTGTTTGCGATATTCATCGCTTGGCTTTTGACCGCCAAGATTTTCTATGAGCAACTGTTCGGCCCCGAACCGCCGGCGTCACTGTCGAGCTTCATCAATGAGATATTCGCCACCGGACGCGGCTGGACTTTGATCGTGCTGGGTCACGCCATCGGGTTCGTATTCGCCGTGGTCGTGTTGTGCACCACCGTCGTCGCTTTCCCGTTGCTGCTCGATCGCGATGTCGGGGCCTATGAGGCCATCCACACTTCAGTGCGCGTGGTGCTGGCCAACCCCATTGTGATGGCCGTCTGGGGACTTATCGTCGCCGTTGGGCTTATCGTCGGCTCGCTGCCTGTGTTTGCGGGACTGGCGGTGGTGCTGCCGATTCTCGGCCATGCCACCTGGCATGTATACCGCAAGGTCGTGGAGCCGCCGGCCGCCCGCAGACCGGCGAATTGA
- a CDS encoding cytochrome c family protein produces MRATALFIVLSATTFFASPSQAQDAAAGEKVFTKCKVCHIADQDKNKVGPSLHGVIGRTAGTHPDFTYSAAMIAAGKSGVKWDEPTLTTYLHDPKAMVKGTKMAFPGLKSDQDIANVIAYLKQFSK; encoded by the coding sequence ATGCGCGCAACCGCGCTTTTCATCGTCTTGTCCGCCACGACCTTCTTTGCAAGCCCATCGCAGGCGCAGGACGCCGCCGCAGGTGAGAAGGTCTTCACCAAGTGCAAGGTCTGCCACATCGCGGATCAGGACAAGAATAAGGTCGGCCCGTCCCTGCATGGCGTCATCGGGCGCACGGCGGGCACACATCCCGATTTCACCTATTCCGCGGCCATGATCGCGGCCGGAAAGTCCGGCGTCAAATGGGACGAACCCACATTGACGACCTATCTTCACGATCCCAAGGCCATGGTCAAAGGAACGAAGATGGCGTTTCCAGGCCTCAAGAGCGACCAGGACATAGCCAACGTCATCGCCTACCTGAAGCAGTTTTCCAAGTAA
- a CDS encoding aminoacyl-tRNA deacylase: protein MTIANKLRDFIDGKGISYDTVGHHRTATSRQAAIAAHVPGSIMAKSVVVHHELGYALAVVPSTHRIELNKLQDVMDRRLGLASEDEVVSLFDDCDIGAIPPIGAAYDVPVILDESLGDAAEVYFEGGDHKTLVHVSGKDFRNLTTGARQARFSHRAF from the coding sequence ATGACGATAGCAAACAAACTGAGAGACTTTATCGACGGCAAGGGAATCTCCTACGACACCGTCGGGCATCATCGAACTGCCACCAGCCGGCAGGCCGCCATTGCCGCCCACGTGCCCGGCAGCATCATGGCGAAGTCCGTGGTCGTTCACCACGAACTCGGCTATGCGCTGGCCGTGGTCCCAAGCACCCACAGGATCGAGCTCAACAAGCTGCAGGACGTCATGGACAGGCGCCTCGGCCTCGCTTCCGAAGACGAAGTGGTATCGCTTTTCGATGATTGCGACATCGGTGCTATACCGCCGATCGGCGCGGCTTATGACGTGCCGGTCATCCTGGACGAAAGCCTCGGTGATGCCGCCGAGGTCTATTTCGAGGGCGGCGATCACAAGACGCTTGTGCATGTCAGCGGCAAGGATTTCCGCAACCTGACCACGGGCGCGCGTCAGGCGCGGTTCAGCCATCGGGCCTTCTGA
- a CDS encoding DUF1127 domain-containing protein, translating into MNLIRNYRNWRRYRETVSELSRLSNRELTDLGISRSDIHYVARKAV; encoded by the coding sequence ATGAACCTGATCCGCAACTACCGCAACTGGCGCCGCTACCGGGAAACCGTTTCCGAGCTGAGCCGCCTGTCGAACCGTGAACTGACCGACCTCGGCATCAGCCGCAGCGACATCCACTACGTCGCCCGCAAGGCGGTCTAA
- a CDS encoding GDYXXLXY domain-containing protein encodes MTGNRLIISALVLALVQIGFLSWIIAGRAAILRNGKEVLLKVEPVDPRDLLRGDYISVNNSISRIPVKLIANIPQGKFSSDDTSIVVRLKKGADGYWQPTAAWFGKAPASAGPDEANIAGHLAEGWGLRDPDATIAPEYGIDRFYVPEGEGMAIQTDMRVRPFGIKLALAADGTPQIKALMDGDRTLFEEPLY; translated from the coding sequence ATGACCGGGAACAGACTGATCATCTCGGCGCTGGTGCTGGCGCTCGTCCAGATCGGCTTCCTCAGCTGGATCATCGCCGGGCGCGCGGCGATCCTGCGCAACGGCAAGGAAGTTCTGCTCAAGGTCGAGCCCGTCGATCCGCGCGATCTCCTGCGCGGCGACTATATTTCGGTCAACAACAGCATATCGCGGATCCCGGTGAAGCTGATCGCCAACATCCCGCAAGGCAAGTTTTCCAGCGACGACACCTCGATCGTGGTGCGGCTCAAAAAGGGCGCCGACGGCTACTGGCAGCCGACGGCGGCGTGGTTCGGCAAGGCGCCGGCATCGGCAGGCCCGGACGAGGCAAACATTGCCGGCCATCTCGCCGAGGGCTGGGGCCTTCGTGATCCGGACGCGACGATCGCGCCTGAGTACGGGATCGACCGCTTCTATGTGCCGGAAGGCGAGGGCATGGCGATCCAAACAGACATGCGGGTGCGGCCATTCGGCATCAAGCTGGCGCTGGCGGCCGATGGGACGCCGCAGATCAAGGCGCTCATGGACGGCGACAGGACGCTGTTCGAGGAGCCGCTTTATTAA
- a CDS encoding DUF1127 domain-containing protein, with product MNLIRSYRNWRVYRETVSELGRLSNRQLHDLGIVRDEIKMIARKAV from the coding sequence ATGAACCTGATCCGTAGCTACCGTAACTGGCGCGTTTATCGCGAGACGGTTTCCGAGCTGGGTCGGCTTTCGAACCGCCAGCTCCATGATCTCGGCATCGTTCGCGACGAGATCAAGATGATCGCCCGCAAGGCGGTTTGA
- the tig gene encoding trigger factor: MQVTETLNSGLKREIKITVPAGDMEAKLMARLNDARDKVRINGFRPGKVPVQHLRKMYGKSFMAEVVNEILNDSTRSIISGRGEKAAMQPEVIMTEDEKEAEKILAGGADFEFRLNYEVIPAIEIKDFSDIKVRRQVYDVPESEIEDQVKRVAESARSYEPKDGKAAEGDRVSIDYVGKIGGEAFAGGAGTDQPLVLGSKEFIPGFEDQLIGTKAGDEKLVTVTFPENYQAAHLAGKEATFDVTVKEVAKPGELEINDETAKNLGLESLERLREIVRGQIENQFGSMTRQKVKRQLLDQLDAAYSFEAPSKLVEAEFSNIWAQVNRDLEAAGRTFADEETTEEEARAEYMRLAERRVRLGLVLAEIGEKAGVTVSDEELQRGLFEQVRRFPANQQQEAFEFYRSNPEAINSLRAPMFEEKVVDYLLGQISVDDVKVSKEELMADDEEAETATKAKPAKKASSKKAEAKASEAKSGEAAGEAEEPKKKAAPKKKAAKDAE, translated from the coding sequence ATGCAGGTCACCGAAACGCTCAACTCCGGTCTCAAGCGCGAGATCAAGATCACCGTGCCGGCCGGTGACATGGAAGCCAAGCTGATGGCGCGGCTGAACGATGCCCGCGACAAGGTGCGGATCAACGGCTTCCGTCCGGGCAAGGTGCCGGTGCAGCACCTGCGCAAGATGTACGGCAAGTCGTTCATGGCCGAGGTCGTCAACGAGATACTCAACGACTCGACCCGTTCGATCATCTCGGGCCGCGGCGAGAAGGCCGCCATGCAGCCCGAAGTCATCATGACCGAGGACGAGAAGGAAGCCGAGAAGATCCTGGCCGGCGGCGCCGACTTCGAGTTCCGCCTCAACTACGAGGTCATCCCGGCGATCGAGATCAAGGATTTCTCCGACATCAAGGTGAGGCGTCAGGTTTACGACGTGCCGGAGTCTGAAATTGAAGACCAGGTGAAGCGGGTCGCCGAATCTGCGCGCAGCTACGAGCCCAAGGACGGCAAGGCCGCGGAGGGCGACCGCGTGAGCATCGACTATGTCGGCAAGATCGGCGGCGAAGCCTTCGCCGGCGGCGCCGGCACCGACCAGCCGCTGGTGCTCGGCTCCAAGGAATTCATTCCGGGCTTCGAGGACCAGCTGATCGGCACCAAGGCGGGCGACGAGAAGCTCGTCACCGTCACCTTCCCGGAGAACTACCAGGCGGCGCATCTGGCCGGCAAGGAAGCCACCTTCGACGTCACCGTCAAGGAAGTGGCCAAGCCCGGCGAGCTCGAGATCAATGACGAAACCGCCAAGAATCTCGGCCTGGAATCGCTGGAGCGCCTGCGCGAGATCGTGCGCGGTCAGATCGAGAACCAGTTCGGTTCGATGACACGCCAGAAGGTGAAGCGCCAGCTGCTGGATCAACTCGACGCCGCCTATTCCTTCGAGGCGCCGTCGAAGCTCGTCGAGGCCGAGTTCAGCAACATCTGGGCGCAGGTCAACCGCGACCTCGAGGCCGCCGGCCGCACCTTCGCCGACGAGGAGACGACGGAAGAAGAGGCGCGCGCCGAATATATGCGCCTGGCCGAGCGCCGCGTGCGTCTCGGCCTGGTTCTTGCCGAGATCGGCGAGAAGGCCGGCGTCACCGTATCGGACGAAGAGCTGCAGCGCGGCCTGTTCGAGCAGGTCCGCCGCTTCCCGGCCAACCAGCAGCAAGAAGCCTTCGAGTTTTATCGCAGCAACCCCGAGGCGATCAATTCGCTGCGCGCACCGATGTTCGAGGAGAAGGTCGTCGACTACCTGCTCGGCCAAATCTCGGTTGATGATGTCAAGGTCAGCAAGGAAGAATTGATGGCCGACGACGAGGAGGCCGAAACCGCGACCAAGGCGAAGCCGGCGAAGAAGGCTTCCTCGAAGAAGGCCGAGGCCAAGGCAAGTGAAGCAAAGTCGGGCGAGGCCGCCGGCGAGGCGGAAGAGCCCAAGAAGAAGGCCGCGCCGAAGAAGAAAGCCGCCAAGGACGCCGAGTAA
- a CDS encoding Mth938-like domain-containing protein, with amino-acid sequence MAKGIIIREAHFPGRAPIEAYGNGGFRFADMSHRGSLLCLPSGIHGWEPADPSALKTSDFDKLFAQADKVEILLVGTGKDLRPLPAALRTAFKEAGISADPMSTGAAVRTYNVLLAEDRAVAAALVAVD; translated from the coding sequence ATGGCCAAAGGCATCATCATCCGCGAGGCGCATTTCCCGGGCAGGGCGCCGATCGAGGCCTATGGCAATGGCGGATTTCGCTTTGCCGACATGTCGCATCGTGGCTCGCTGCTCTGCCTGCCGTCCGGCATCCATGGCTGGGAGCCGGCCGATCCGTCGGCGCTGAAGACCTCCGACTTCGACAAGCTGTTCGCCCAGGCCGACAAGGTCGAGATCCTGCTGGTCGGTACTGGCAAGGATCTGCGGCCGCTGCCGGCAGCGTTGCGCACCGCGTTCAAGGAGGCCGGCATCTCGGCAGATCCGATGTCGACGGGAGCGGCCGTGCGCACCTACAACGTGCTTCTGGCCGAGGACCGCGCCGTGGCCGCGGCCCTTGTTGCTGTCGACTGA
- a CDS encoding cytochrome C oxidase subunit IV family protein, whose translation MAEATANGLGQHALHPHDAAIVAKSETHQEHPIKLYLVVWAWLFILSTCSYLVDYFGIHGYLRWSLILIFMMLKAGLIVAVFMHMAWERLAMMYAIILPPILVLVFVTMMVFEADYTLLTRIAFFGPGP comes from the coding sequence ATGGCTGAAGCAACCGCAAACGGTCTTGGGCAGCACGCACTGCATCCCCATGACGCGGCGATCGTCGCCAAGTCGGAGACGCATCAGGAGCACCCGATCAAGCTTTATCTGGTGGTCTGGGCGTGGCTGTTCATTCTCAGCACCTGCTCCTATCTGGTCGACTATTTCGGCATCCACGGCTATCTCAGATGGTCGCTGATCCTGATCTTCATGATGCTCAAGGCAGGACTGATCGTCGCCGTCTTCATGCATATGGCCTGGGAGCGGCTGGCGATGATGTATGCGATCATCCTGCCGCCGATACTGGTGCTGGTTTTCGTGACGATGATGGTCTTCGAGGCCGACTATACGCTGCTGACCCGTATCGCGTTCTTCGGGCCCGGCCCCTGA
- a CDS encoding sterol desaturase family protein encodes MDDYNFPQVTQLAIPFFVTAILIELWLVRTGRAKGSFETRDTLTSLMMGTGNVVAGLLLGVVSYWALLWLWQFRFFNLGLSIWVFVAAFLLDDLRYYVYHRVAHRVRWVWAEHVNHHSSQHYNLSTALRQSWTGLFTFTFVLQAPLVLLGFHPAVIAFVFGFNLVWQFWIHTETIGKMWGWFEFIFNTPSHHRVHHATNPRYLDANFAGTLIIWDRMFGTFVEELEEDQPRYGIVKNIGTFNPLKVAFHEWIGMFKDAAMPGLTLSQRLNYLIQPPGWSHDGSRDTSETLKAAYVRRNPGSAGKPGLPEASAEPAE; translated from the coding sequence ATGGACGACTACAACTTCCCGCAGGTCACGCAGCTTGCCATCCCGTTCTTCGTCACGGCGATCCTGATCGAGCTCTGGCTGGTGCGCACGGGCCGCGCCAAGGGATCGTTCGAGACGCGCGACACGCTGACCAGCCTGATGATGGGAACCGGCAATGTCGTTGCCGGGCTGCTGCTCGGTGTCGTGTCCTACTGGGCGCTGCTATGGCTCTGGCAGTTCCGCTTCTTCAATCTCGGCCTGTCGATCTGGGTGTTTGTCGCCGCCTTCCTGCTCGATGATCTGCGCTACTACGTCTATCACCGCGTCGCGCACCGGGTACGCTGGGTCTGGGCCGAACACGTCAACCATCATTCCAGCCAGCACTACAATCTCTCGACGGCGCTCAGGCAGAGCTGGACCGGCCTCTTTACCTTCACCTTCGTCCTGCAGGCGCCGCTGGTGCTGCTCGGCTTCCATCCGGCGGTGATCGCCTTCGTCTTCGGCTTCAACCTGGTCTGGCAGTTCTGGATCCACACCGAAACGATCGGCAAGATGTGGGGCTGGTTCGAGTTCATCTTCAACACGCCCTCCCACCACCGCGTCCACCACGCCACCAACCCGCGCTATCTCGACGCCAATTTCGCCGGCACGCTGATCATCTGGGATCGCATGTTCGGTACTTTCGTCGAGGAGCTGGAGGAGGACCAGCCGCGCTACGGCATCGTCAAGAACATCGGCACCTTCAACCCGCTGAAGGTCGCCTTCCACGAGTGGATCGGCATGTTCAAGGATGCGGCTATGCCGGGACTGACGCTCAGCCAGCGCCTCAACTATCTCATCCAGCCACCCGGCTGGAGCCATGACGGTTCGCGCGACACATCGGAAACGCTGAAGGCGGCCTATGTGCGGAGAAATCCGGGTTCGGCGGGGAAGCCGGGATTGCCGGAGGCGAGCGCCGAGCCGGCTGAGTAG
- the trmFO gene encoding methylenetetrahydrofolate--tRNA-(uracil(54)-C(5))-methyltransferase (FADH(2)-oxidizing) TrmFO, producing the protein MSKNPVHVIGGGLAGSEAAWQIAQAGVPVVLHEMRPVRGTDAHKTEGLAELVCSNSFRSDDAETNAVGLLHAEMRLAGSLIMSAGDAHQVPAGGALAVDRDGFSDAVTAKIKAHPLITIQREEVPGLPPEDWEQAIIATGPLTAPSLAQSIADATGADALAFFDAIAPIVHFDTIDMNVCWYQSRYDKVGPGGTGKDYINCPMDKEQYLAFVAALLEGQKTEFKQWEGTPYFDGCLPIEVMAERGVETLRYGPMKPMGLTNVHNPSVKAYAVVQLRQDNALGTLYNMVGFQTKLRHAEQVRIFRTIPGLENAEFARLGGLHRNTYINSPTLLDPSLQLKSRPGLRFAGQITGCEGYVESAAIGLLAGRFAAADRLGQAPSLPPPTTAFGALLNHITGGHIVSDDEPGKRSFQPMNINFGLFPPVEAPKSEGKRLRGKDKTVAKRRTITARALADCRQWLGLPVQAQAAE; encoded by the coding sequence ATGAGCAAAAATCCCGTTCACGTCATCGGCGGCGGCCTCGCCGGCTCCGAAGCCGCATGGCAGATCGCGCAAGCCGGTGTGCCGGTCGTGCTGCATGAAATGCGCCCGGTGCGCGGCACCGACGCGCACAAGACCGAGGGGCTCGCCGAACTCGTCTGCTCCAATTCCTTCCGCTCCGACGATGCCGAGACCAATGCGGTCGGCCTGTTGCATGCCGAGATGCGGCTTGCCGGCTCGCTGATCATGAGCGCCGGCGACGCGCACCAGGTCCCGGCCGGCGGCGCGCTTGCCGTCGACCGCGACGGCTTTTCCGACGCGGTCACAGCGAAGATCAAGGCGCATCCGCTGATCACTATCCAGCGCGAGGAAGTGCCTGGACTGCCGCCGGAGGACTGGGAACAGGCGATCATCGCCACCGGTCCGCTGACCGCGCCCTCGCTGGCACAGTCGATCGCTGACGCCACCGGCGCCGATGCGCTCGCCTTCTTCGACGCCATCGCGCCGATCGTGCATTTCGACACGATCGATATGAATGTCTGCTGGTACCAGTCGCGCTACGACAAGGTCGGCCCCGGCGGCACCGGCAAGGACTACATCAACTGCCCGATGGACAAAGAGCAATATCTCGCCTTCGTGGCGGCGCTGCTGGAAGGACAAAAAACCGAGTTCAAGCAGTGGGAAGGCACGCCCTATTTCGACGGCTGCCTGCCGATCGAAGTGATGGCCGAACGCGGCGTCGAGACGCTGCGCTACGGGCCGATGAAGCCGATGGGCCTGACCAACGTCCACAATCCGTCGGTCAAGGCCTATGCAGTGGTGCAGCTTCGCCAGGACAATGCGCTGGGCACGCTCTACAACATGGTCGGTTTCCAGACCAAGCTAAGGCATGCCGAGCAGGTGCGCATCTTCCGCACCATTCCCGGGCTCGAGAATGCCGAGTTCGCCCGTCTCGGCGGCCTGCACCGCAACACCTACATCAACTCGCCGACGCTGCTCGATCCGTCGCTGCAGCTGAAATCGCGGCCGGGCCTGCGCTTCGCCGGCCAGATCACCGGCTGCGAAGGCTATGTCGAAAGCGCCGCGATCGGCCTGCTCGCCGGCCGCTTCGCCGCCGCAGACCGGCTCGGCCAGGCGCCCTCGCTGCCGCCGCCGACCACGGCCTTCGGCGCGCTGCTCAATCACATCACCGGCGGCCACATCGTCTCGGATGATGAACCCGGCAAACGCTCCTTCCAGCCGATGAACATCAATTTCGGCCTGTTCCCGCCGGTCGAGGCGCCAAAGTCCGAGGGCAAGCGCCTGCGCGGTAAGGACAAAACCGTCGCCAAGCGCAGAACGATTACGGCGCGCGCGCTTGCCGATTGCAGGCAGTGGCTGGGGCTGCCGGTTCAGGCACAGGCAGCGGAATAA
- a CDS encoding DUF2157 domain-containing protein: protein MASYATKVRVDIARWREAGLIDAATAEALARDVTANERASLSFGSILAIMAALLFGAAILIFVAANWEAIPRLARVAALFAVILGGYVGGAVLKTRDHAAIAEALWIVAAAAFGGSIALIGQMYHLSGDEASALLTWCAGTALAAVALRSSPLTVAAVGIADGWLFFKGFGYYWHAGFPHFFVAMAIVLFAISFWTRSLAARHCIILSLIFYLVLLALDHNTPRVAIPVVAGSAALFAAGVFAAGPVDRILQLGGRLPLHALLGFLTGLAIIQFELADESTYNSGFAVASIIASAGIVAAIMLAGRESRGLRWLAYAGFAFELAVIYSVTLQSMLDTAGFFLAAAVLLGILALVIIRIEKRMRASAGGAAA, encoded by the coding sequence ATGGCGAGCTATGCGACAAAGGTGAGGGTCGATATCGCCCGCTGGCGGGAAGCGGGCCTGATCGATGCGGCGACCGCCGAGGCCTTGGCGCGCGACGTAACCGCCAACGAACGAGCGTCGCTGAGCTTCGGCTCGATCCTGGCGATAATGGCGGCGCTGCTGTTCGGCGCGGCGATCCTGATCTTCGTCGCGGCCAACTGGGAAGCCATTCCGCGGCTGGCGCGGGTGGCGGCGCTGTTTGCGGTCATCCTCGGCGGCTATGTCGGCGGCGCCGTTCTGAAGACACGCGACCATGCGGCGATCGCCGAGGCGCTATGGATCGTCGCCGCCGCGGCCTTTGGCGGGTCGATCGCGCTGATCGGCCAGATGTACCATTTGTCTGGCGACGAGGCTTCGGCGTTGCTGACATGGTGCGCCGGCACGGCGCTGGCGGCGGTCGCCCTGCGCTCCAGCCCGCTCACGGTGGCCGCGGTCGGGATCGCCGATGGATGGCTGTTCTTCAAGGGGTTCGGCTATTACTGGCACGCCGGGTTTCCGCATTTCTTCGTCGCCATGGCGATCGTTCTGTTCGCCATCTCGTTCTGGACGCGCAGCCTGGCGGCGCGTCATTGCATCATCCTTTCGCTGATCTTCTATCTTGTCCTTCTGGCCCTGGATCACAACACGCCGCGGGTCGCCATCCCGGTGGTCGCAGGTTCAGCGGCGCTGTTTGCCGCCGGCGTCTTTGCCGCCGGACCAGTCGACAGGATCCTGCAGCTCGGCGGCCGCTTGCCGTTGCATGCGCTGCTCGGATTCCTGACGGGCCTTGCAATCATCCAATTCGAGCTCGCGGATGAAAGCACCTACAACAGCGGCTTTGCCGTTGCCTCGATTATCGCGTCGGCCGGCATCGTCGCGGCAATCATGCTTGCGGGGCGCGAGAGCCGCGGGCTGCGCTGGCTGGCCTATGCCGGCTTCGCTTTCGAGCTGGCCGTCATCTACAGCGTCACCCTGCAGTCGATGCTGGATACGGCCGGCTTCTTCCTTGCCGCGGCCGTGCTGCTCGGCATCCTGGCGCTGGTCATCATCCGCATTGAAAAACGCATGAGGGCGTCCGCAGGAGGAGCAGCGGCATGA
- a CDS encoding type II toxin-antitoxin system ParD family antitoxin: protein MESAEKLSVTVTPAMARMIREKVEDGSFGSASEVIRAALRAFQREEEEHAERIASIRARVKASLEDKRPNLSGEEVRARLERYAAQYSGRNDDSAA, encoded by the coding sequence ATGGAGTCCGCCGAGAAACTGTCCGTCACCGTCACGCCAGCCATGGCGCGCATGATCCGCGAAAAGGTCGAGGACGGCTCCTTCGGATCGGCGAGCGAAGTCATCCGCGCAGCGCTGCGCGCCTTCCAGCGCGAAGAGGAAGAGCATGCCGAACGCATCGCCTCGATCCGAGCGCGAGTGAAGGCTTCGCTCGAGGACAAGAGGCCAAACCTTTCCGGGGAAGAGGTTCGCGCCCGATTGGAAAGATACGCCGCTCAATATTCAGGCCGTAACGATGATTCGGCGGCTTGA
- a CDS encoding type II toxin-antitoxin system RelE/ParE family toxin: MIRRLEVEYRESANNNLTDIFRHIAEASGNPDLALKFVLRIEDRCQRIGNAPHGGRSLDYIVPGLRMVPFEHSAVITYVIESSIVRIVNVFYGGRDYEALMRGGEPS; the protein is encoded by the coding sequence ATGATTCGGCGGCTTGAGGTTGAGTATCGTGAAAGCGCCAACAATAATCTTACTGATATTTTCCGGCATATCGCCGAGGCCAGCGGGAATCCTGATCTCGCGCTGAAATTTGTCCTGCGTATCGAAGACCGCTGTCAACGTATCGGCAATGCTCCTCATGGCGGACGTTCGCTCGATTATATCGTTCCGGGACTGAGAATGGTCCCGTTCGAACATTCCGCCGTCATCACCTATGTCATCGAAAGCAGTATCGTGCGCATCGTCAATGTTTTCTATGGCGGGCGCGACTACGAAGCTTTGATGCGAGGCGGCGAGCCGTCTTAA
- a CDS encoding phytoene/squalene synthase family protein, protein MAGTSNIVMDAVRAADHDRYLSALYAPANKRDALLALYAFNAEIAGVRDRIHEPLPGEVRLQWWRDVILAEGEAETGHPTADVLRAAITAHHLPKAAFENMLEARVFDLYDDPMPSRTDLEGYCGETAAALIQLAAMVLDATAAPGFAELAGRAGCAQAITGLLLLLALHRRRGQCYVPADILAAAGTTPEEFVKGDGGAGAERAVAATIALAREHLGAFEKGASALPASLRPAFLPLALTRAYLDKMEKGAPSPLKGAAALSALRRHWLLLRHATRGLGTPFT, encoded by the coding sequence ATGGCCGGCACGTCCAACATCGTCATGGACGCGGTGCGTGCCGCCGACCATGACCGCTATCTGTCGGCACTCTATGCGCCGGCCAACAAGCGCGACGCTTTGCTTGCGCTCTATGCCTTCAATGCCGAGATCGCCGGCGTGCGCGACCGCATCCATGAGCCGCTGCCGGGCGAGGTCAGGCTGCAGTGGTGGCGCGATGTCATCTTGGCCGAGGGCGAGGCGGAGACCGGCCATCCGACCGCCGATGTGTTGAGGGCGGCGATTACCGCCCATCACCTGCCGAAGGCCGCTTTCGAGAACATGCTCGAAGCGCGCGTCTTCGATCTCTACGATGATCCGATGCCATCGCGGACCGACCTCGAGGGTTATTGCGGCGAGACGGCCGCGGCGCTCATCCAACTTGCGGCAATGGTGCTCGATGCGACTGCTGCGCCAGGCTTTGCCGAATTGGCGGGCAGGGCCGGCTGCGCGCAGGCGATCACCGGTCTGCTGCTCCTGTTGGCGCTGCACCGTCGACGGGGCCAATGCTACGTGCCCGCAGACATCCTGGCGGCCGCTGGCACGACGCCGGAAGAGTTCGTCAAGGGCGATGGCGGGGCCGGCGCTGAGCGAGCAGTAGCAGCGACGATTGCGCTGGCGCGAGAACATCTCGGTGCTTTCGAGAAGGGCGCATCGGCTCTCCCCGCGTCACTGCGCCCGGCCTTTCTGCCGCTCGCCCTGACGCGCGCCTATCTCGACAAGATGGAAAAGGGAGCGCCGTCGCCGTTGAAGGGCGCTGCGGCGCTCTCAGCATTGCGCCGGCACTGGCTGCTCTTGCGTCATGCGACCCGGGGCCTGGGCACCCCTTTTACGTAA